A genomic window from Aricia agestis chromosome 8, ilAriAges1.1, whole genome shotgun sequence includes:
- the LOC121729515 gene encoding protein Wnt-11b-like, with protein sequence MRCFFVIFVMFFVFLPKSTEAIRWLALYENEGNWTESDCWEARRGGALWDGQARVCRRQPAAMPHVAAAARLARAACRQAHAGERWNCSSVELAPNFTPDLLTGTREQAYVYAVSAAALAWSVARACASGALAACSCAAPPRAPPRPPRQAAPTEPHARFKWGGCGDNFQWAERFAKQFLDSHEIDVRDGKYEEDFEIEYHTTEKTTTTTTTTEPTTSPPVVILVDDQPAPANTSMAPRKKGRRGRKRLPRSPRRGRPTRKRFRPRYEYDDGALNSRNIEYRMAADDPRFDPQVDLRTRLERLRPLIASANLINSRFGRKVVSGGMRTKCTCHGVSGSCSVRTCWRSLAPLARAAAALAKEAARAAALRPRRRTHARARLRYVTPSPDYCEPDPAAGSLGTHGRKCNASLGSAAGGCARLCCGRGRRAARQSRLERCHCRYHWCCRVDCQLCRVTSEDHFCN encoded by the exons GGCCCTATACGAGAACGAAGGCAACTGGACGGAGAGCGACTGCTGGGAGGCGCGGCGTGGCGGTGCGCTGTGGGACGGGCAGGCGCGCGTGTGCCGCCGCCAGCCGGCCGCCATGCCGCACGTCGCCGCCGCAGCGCGCCTCGCCCGCGCCGCCTGCCGCCAGGCCCACGCCGGCGAGCGCTGGAACTGCTCCTCCGTAGAGCTCGCGCCTAACTTCACGCCGGACCTGCTCACAG GTACCCGTGAACAAGCGTACGTGTACGCGGTGTCGGCGGCGGCGCTGGCGTGGTCGGTGGCGCGGGCGTGCGCGTCGGGCGCGCTCGCTGCGTGCTCGtgcgccgccccgccccgcgccccgccccgACCGCCCCGGCAGGCCGCGCCCACCGAACCACACGCGCGCTTCAAGTGGGGCGGCTGCGGAGACAACTTTCAGTGGGCTGAGAG attTGCCAAGCAGTTCCTAGATTCGCATGAAATCGACGTACGCGATGGGAAATACGAGGAGGATTTTGAGATAGAGTATCACACTACTGAAAaaacgacgacgacgacgacaaCTACCGAGCCGACGACGTCGCCGCCGGTGGTGATTCTGGTGGACGACCAGCCCGCGCCCGCTAACACCAGCATGGCGCCGCGCAAGAAGGGCCGCCGCGGCCGCAAGCGCCTGCCGCGCTCCCCGCGACGCGGCCGACCAACGAGGAAAAGATTCAGACCAAG ATACGAGTACGACGACGGCGCCCTCAACTCTCGCAACATCGAATACCGCATGGCAGCGGACGACCCGCGCTTCGACCCGCAGGTGGACTTGCGTACGCGCCTCGAGCGCCTGCGACCGCTCATCGCCTCCGCTAACCTCATCAACAGTCGCTTCGGGAGAAAG GTGGTGTCAGGCGGCATGCGCACCAAATGCACGTGTCACGGCGTGTCGGGGTCGTGCTCGGTGCGGACGTGCTGGCGCTCGCTGGCGCCGCTGGCCCGCGCTGCCGCCGCGCTCGCCAAAGAGGCCGCCCGCGCCGCAGCGCTGCGTCCTCGCCGCCGCACGCACGCACGTGCGCGCCTGCGCTACGTCACGCCCAGTCCAGACTACTGCGAGCCCGACCCCGCCGCCGGCTCTCTCGGCACACACGGCAG GAAATGCAACGCGAGCCTGGGGTCCGCGGCGGGCGGGTGCGCGCGTCTGTGctgcgggcgcgggcggcgcgcggcgcggcagTCGCGGCTGGAGCGCTGCCACTGCCGCTACCACTGGTGCTGCCGCGTCGACTGCCAGCTCTGTCGCGTCACCAGCGAGGATCACTTCTGCAACTGA